The Deltaproteobacteria bacterium genome contains the following window.
CGCGCCCAGCACCGACTGATCGAAGCGCAAAAGGATAAAATCGCCGACGCGGCACGGCGAGCCACGGACATCACCACCCGCTTGGCCACGGCAACAGAGGAACTCGCGGCCCAGATCGAGGAATCCAGCCGGGGCACGGAAAACCAAAAACTGCGTCTGGCCGAAACCGCCACGGCCAGCGAACAGATGAACTCCTCCATCCTGGAAGTGGCCCGCAACTCCGGCGAAGCCGCGAAAAACGCCGACCAGGCCAAATCCCACGCCGAAACAGGTCAGGTCGTGGTCAGCGAAACCGTCCAGGCCATCGAGACCGTGCGCACCCGGTCCGAGGAAATGGCGACGACCGTACAACAGCTTGGCGAGCAGGCCTCGGGCATCGGCAACATCATCGGCATCATTTCGGACATCGCGGACCAGACCAATCTCCTGGCCCTCAACGCAGCCATCGAAGCGGCCCGGGCCGGGGACGCCGGACGCGGATTCGCCGTGGTCGCCGACGAAGTGCGCAAGCTGGCCGAAAAAACCATGACCGCCACCAAGGAAGTGGAACAGGCCATCACGGCCATCCAACAGGGCACGCGGCAGAACATCACGCTGATGGGGAACGCCGCCCAAAGCGTGCAGCAGACCGTGGATTTGACGGGCAAGGCAGGCGACGCGCTGCGGCGCATCGTCGAGGTCTCCGCCGACACGGCGGACATGATCCGCAACATCGCCACGGCCGCCGAGGAACAATCCACGGCCAGCGAACAGATCACCCGCTCCACGGACGAAATCAGCCTGGTGGCCACCGAAACCGCCGACGCCATGAACCAATCCGCCGAGGCAGTGTCCGAACTGGCGCGCATGGCCGAAGACCTGCGCCAACTCATTCAAAGCATGCGGGAGTGACATTCACCCGGCCCGGAATCCGCGTTAAGGCGGTTCCGGGTCGGCCTCACGCCTCGCGGCGCAGCGGCAGGGCCACGACAAAACGGGTGCCCGCGCCTTCGCGGGACGAAACCGTCAGCTGGCCCCCATGATTGTGGGTAATAATAAAATAGGACACCGA
Protein-coding sequences here:
- a CDS encoding chemotaxis protein, which codes for RAQHRLIEAQKDKIADAARRATDITTRLATATEELAAQIEESSRGTENQKLRLAETATASEQMNSSILEVARNSGEAAKNADQAKSHAETGQVVVSETVQAIETVRTRSEEMATTVQQLGEQASGIGNIIGIISDIADQTNLLALNAAIEAARAGDAGRGFAVVADEVRKLAEKTMTATKEVEQAITAIQQGTRQNITLMGNAAQSVQQTVDLTGKAGDALRRIVEVSADTADMIRNIATAAEEQSTASEQITRSTDEISLVATETADAMNQSAEAVSELARMAEDLRQLIQSMRE